Proteins encoded in a region of the Oligoflexus sp. genome:
- a CDS encoding carbohydrate binding family 9 domain-containing protein: MQTALLTLALQLSRWPATTPLTVDGRLDEAFWQSAPAITDFHQVLPEAGTPTAATRVVIAVDERYFYVGAAMLDPPGSARLSNVSRRDHIPASDDTLSLTLDPLGTRALGQVFQVNPDCSTNDGFYKEATLVTDYSADFDFEAACHKTDEGWSVELKIPLEELRFDQNSRKPWNILVQRHFVRDMRYSLANAPLPRDPLCLLCLAPSLDRQEALPPQTFLRVTPYALWRHTDQDTASRGVDIKYRLDSSSYVDATINPDFSQVNLDEPQLSANTRFALSSPENRPFFLEGADILETPLKTMSTRSIVQPSWGMKYTRRLDGQDTMLLTGDDRSANRILIPGPYRSRYQTINARQKYWIGSTQWKNEDTQFGLSYTHRSYDEQGSNQTLGLTALHLFSREDSLRWQAILSRSDDTWNPEPHHESIGSAGFLLFQHKGEVWHSSLELKSLGADFRSDLGFNPRNDYRLGILTQKLHQDLGSTHIVYYLRMTQKTELSQRPMQIQNAPGLTLSGWLGAELTLETRPETQERIREDGALHRYQQHMASLGLYPGSVVTWVQCDLTFGERLDVTDDRVRPGRAESCAVRLALGPRIEWNASFSQEKLLTEDAWNDKDPILVNRVARHLLVFPLTTRFSLRYIRQEERTKRMEAAREHTEIDSLNLSYENTETLTLHAGATHSKGDAATQRDYYLKVSARLP; the protein is encoded by the coding sequence CCACGCCTTTGACTGTGGATGGCAGGCTGGACGAAGCTTTCTGGCAAAGCGCACCTGCCATCACCGACTTCCATCAGGTGCTGCCCGAAGCCGGGACGCCCACGGCGGCCACGCGCGTGGTCATCGCCGTGGATGAGCGTTACTTTTATGTGGGCGCTGCGATGCTGGATCCGCCGGGATCCGCGAGGCTGTCGAACGTCAGTCGCCGCGATCATATCCCGGCCTCGGATGATACGCTGAGCCTGACTTTGGATCCCCTCGGCACACGGGCCCTGGGGCAGGTGTTCCAGGTGAATCCCGACTGTTCCACGAATGATGGCTTTTATAAGGAAGCCACGCTCGTGACCGACTACTCGGCTGATTTTGATTTTGAAGCCGCCTGCCATAAGACAGACGAAGGCTGGAGCGTGGAGCTGAAAATCCCTCTGGAGGAACTCCGCTTTGACCAAAACAGTCGAAAGCCATGGAATATCCTGGTGCAAAGACATTTCGTCCGGGACATGAGATACTCACTGGCCAATGCTCCCCTGCCCCGCGATCCACTTTGCCTTTTGTGCCTCGCACCTTCATTGGATAGACAGGAGGCCTTGCCCCCGCAAACATTCCTGCGCGTCACGCCTTATGCTCTTTGGCGGCATACAGACCAGGATACGGCGAGCCGTGGCGTCGACATCAAATACCGCCTGGATTCATCATCCTATGTGGACGCCACCATCAATCCCGATTTTTCCCAGGTGAATCTGGATGAGCCGCAGCTTTCCGCCAATACGCGCTTTGCGCTTTCCTCACCGGAAAACCGTCCCTTCTTCTTGGAAGGCGCCGATATTCTGGAAACGCCGCTGAAAACCATGAGCACGCGCTCGATCGTACAGCCGAGCTGGGGCATGAAATATACGCGGCGCCTGGACGGTCAGGACACCATGCTCCTGACCGGGGATGATCGCAGCGCGAATCGGATTCTGATTCCTGGGCCCTATCGTTCACGCTATCAAACGATCAACGCAAGACAGAAGTATTGGATCGGGAGCACGCAGTGGAAGAACGAGGACACTCAGTTTGGACTCAGTTACACGCATCGTTCTTATGACGAGCAGGGTTCCAATCAAACCCTGGGATTAACGGCCCTTCATCTTTTCAGCCGTGAAGATTCCCTGCGTTGGCAGGCCATCCTCAGTCGTTCCGATGACACCTGGAATCCTGAGCCCCACCATGAGTCGATAGGCAGCGCCGGCTTTCTCCTCTTCCAACATAAAGGCGAAGTCTGGCACAGCAGTCTGGAACTGAAATCCCTGGGCGCCGACTTCCGTTCGGACCTCGGCTTCAATCCGCGCAATGATTATCGGCTCGGCATACTCACGCAGAAGCTGCATCAGGATCTGGGGAGCACCCACATCGTTTATTATCTGCGCATGACGCAGAAAACCGAACTCTCCCAGCGGCCCATGCAGATTCAAAATGCCCCGGGCCTTACGCTGAGCGGCTGGCTCGGGGCCGAGCTGACTCTGGAAACAAGGCCGGAAACCCAAGAGCGAATTCGTGAGGACGGGGCCCTTCACCGCTACCAGCAGCATATGGCGAGTCTTGGTCTTTATCCTGGTTCGGTCGTGACCTGGGTCCAGTGTGATCTGACCTTTGGGGAACGCCTGGATGTGACCGATGATCGCGTGCGGCCTGGGCGCGCGGAATCCTGTGCAGTGCGACTGGCCTTAGGGCCCCGGATCGAATGGAATGCGAGCTTCAGCCAGGAAAAGCTTCTGACGGAAGATGCCTGGAATGACAAGGATCCCATCCTGGTCAATCGCGTCGCGCGGCATCTTCTTGTGTTTCCGCTCACCACGCGCTTTTCCCTGCGCTACATCCGGCAGGAGGAGCGCACGAAAAGGATGGAGGCAGCACGGGAGCATACGGAGATTGATTCTTTGAATCTTTCCTATGAAAATACCGAGACTTTGACGCTGCATGCCGGCGCGACCCATTCCAAGGGCGATGCTGCCACGCAGCGCGATTATTATCTGAAAGTGTCCGCCCGCCTTCCTTGA
- the hemH gene encoding ferrochelatase: MSRIGVLLINLGSPAAPTSSAVATYLREFLIDRRVIDIAAPARYLLVNGVIAPFRSPKSAHAYQKIWTQAGSPLVNYGLELQNKVQALLGANYVVRTAMRYGEPSIPSQIKVLRDADVAEFRVLPLYPQYAAASVASSVEVVMETLCKDFAFPPLKVLPDFYDHPGFIASFAAVAQPRLQALKPDHVLFSYHGLPEKQMTKSVRKPGTCQFNSECCASVRADNRLCYRAQCYATTRALVKAMGLKEGSYSTSFQSRLGRDPWIKPYTDQVFEELRTQGVKRLAVMCPAFVADCLETLEEIGMRGVEDWQKLGGEKLELIPSLNAEDLWCRTVADMVR; this comes from the coding sequence ATGAGCAGGATCGGAGTTCTTCTTATCAATCTCGGCAGCCCCGCGGCACCCACATCCTCGGCTGTCGCCACATATCTGCGGGAGTTTCTCATTGATCGCCGCGTCATAGATATCGCGGCCCCTGCGCGTTATCTTCTGGTCAACGGGGTGATTGCTCCCTTTCGGTCGCCCAAGTCCGCCCATGCCTATCAAAAGATCTGGACCCAGGCGGGTTCGCCTTTGGTGAATTATGGGCTGGAGCTGCAGAATAAGGTGCAGGCTCTGCTCGGTGCGAATTATGTCGTGCGGACTGCGATGCGTTATGGCGAGCCGAGCATTCCGAGTCAGATCAAAGTTCTGCGTGATGCGGATGTCGCGGAGTTCCGCGTGCTGCCGCTTTATCCGCAGTATGCTGCCGCGTCGGTCGCATCGTCGGTTGAAGTCGTGATGGAAACGCTCTGCAAGGATTTTGCCTTTCCGCCTTTGAAGGTGCTGCCGGATTTTTATGATCATCCTGGTTTTATCGCCTCGTTTGCAGCCGTGGCCCAGCCCCGTCTTCAGGCCCTGAAGCCGGATCATGTGCTCTTCAGCTATCATGGTCTGCCGGAAAAACAGATGACCAAATCCGTGCGCAAGCCCGGGACCTGCCAGTTCAATAGTGAATGCTGCGCCTCGGTGCGCGCGGATAATCGTCTTTGTTATCGGGCGCAGTGCTATGCGACGACGCGGGCTTTGGTGAAGGCCATGGGGCTGAAGGAAGGTTCGTACAGCACGTCCTTCCAATCGCGCCTGGGTCGTGATCCCTGGATCAAGCCTTATACCGATCAGGTCTTTGAAGAGCTGCGGACCCAGGGCGTGAAGCGTCTGGCTGTGATGTGTCCGGCTTTTGTTGCCGACTGTTTGGAAACGCTGGAAGAAATTGGTATGCGCGGTGTGGAAGATTGGCAGAAACTCGGCGGTGAAAAACTGGAATTGATTCCTTCTTTGAATGCCGAGGACCTATGGTGTCGGACCGTGGCCGACATGGTGCGCTAA
- a CDS encoding AEC family transporter — protein MPLPTVFALSALGLGFVLESRGRLAPRVKALIAKALINIFYPSLILAALLLKLNAAALASLWVLPFLMALTLLLGLALGISLEHHVGLEDDSQRRSFRFLSLLPNYSYLPLMVAQALWGDDGITMVAIAGVGADLILWTLGVPQIMKQRRMDLARLVWNPPLLALLLALILLQAPFDSWRPSLEPGLRFLRQIGSVTIPASMLLLGAHLARRTSDRQPRKAHIALLGLRLILIPACFTLLLALWPELLPSLPARVLILITSMPGAIIAVVLSEVHDASPDFAARHILLGHLLWIVTGPFWLWINGLLAAHAGVP, from the coding sequence ATGCCCCTGCCTACGGTCTTTGCCCTTTCGGCTCTTGGTCTCGGCTTCGTCCTGGAGTCCCGTGGACGCCTCGCGCCGCGCGTGAAAGCCTTAATTGCCAAGGCTTTAATTAATATTTTCTATCCAAGCCTCATCCTCGCCGCACTGCTTTTAAAGCTGAACGCAGCGGCCCTGGCCTCGCTCTGGGTTCTGCCCTTTCTGATGGCACTCACGCTGCTCCTGGGCCTTGCGCTTGGAATCAGCCTGGAACATCACGTTGGGCTGGAAGACGACAGCCAAAGACGAAGCTTTCGTTTTCTTTCTTTGCTCCCCAATTATTCTTACTTGCCTTTGATGGTGGCGCAAGCCCTTTGGGGTGATGATGGCATAACGATGGTGGCTATTGCGGGAGTTGGCGCGGATCTGATCCTTTGGACTCTCGGCGTGCCGCAAATCATGAAGCAAAGACGCATGGACCTTGCGCGCCTTGTATGGAATCCGCCCCTGCTGGCGCTGCTTTTGGCCTTGATACTTTTGCAGGCACCCTTCGATTCCTGGCGTCCGTCGCTGGAACCCGGACTCCGGTTTTTACGACAGATCGGAAGCGTCACGATTCCCGCCTCGATGCTGCTTCTGGGCGCTCATCTGGCCCGTCGGACTTCAGATCGGCAGCCGCGCAAGGCCCACATCGCCCTGCTCGGCCTGAGGCTGATTCTGATCCCTGCCTGCTTCACGCTTCTGCTCGCTCTATGGCCAGAGCTACTGCCGTCCCTGCCCGCTCGCGTCCTGATCCTGATCACGTCGATGCCCGGCGCTATCATTGCAGTGGTGCTGAGTGAGGTGCATGACGCCAGCCCGGATTTCGCCGCGCGGCATATTCTTTTGGGACATCTCCTCTGGATCGTGACCGGCCCCTTCTGGCTTTGGATCAACGGGCTGCTGGCAGCGCACGCCGGTGTTCCCTAA